Below is a window of Brassica napus cultivar Da-Ae chromosome A5, Da-Ae, whole genome shotgun sequence DNA.
CTCTCTCGGTTAGTGAAAATCTTGCTTAATTTGTTAGTTTGAAACTTGAATTCAAACCCTTCTGGTTCTTGTCTTCACAGGAACGTAGACCTGTTCATGATGTTCAAGGCACTTCACAGTATTTGAATACCAACGGTGCTGATTTGGAAACTGAAGGTAACAGCTTTGGAAGCCTAGAGAGGCTTCCCGGAGCTGTTCTTCTCGCGAGGGAAAGACTTTTCGAAAGATTGAGAGGCGTTTCTTTGTCTAGTAACAGGTTTGTCTCTACCTTAATCAAGTGTAGTGTGATTTAAGATAATTGCTTTTGTCTAatcagagatttttttttttcttttgaatcagtCGAACTAATAGAGTTACACTGAGTGAGAATCAGAGAGAGTCCTCGTTCTATGGAGAACCAGAAGGGATTCAAGTGTCCTATGAATGCAACAAGAAACCATTAGGTCTCACACAAGGTGCCATTAATGGTTTACACAGGCTAACTTTTAGCTCAGCGGAGGTTAAAACCGAGAGGAGTGATTGTAGCATATGTTTAGAGAGTTTCACTAACGGCGACATGCTTATATCCTTACCATGTACTCATAGTTTCCATTCCTCGTGCTTAAACCCTTGGCTTAAAGCTTGTGGAGATTGCCCTTATTGCCGTAGAGCCATAGCTAAGGatatagaaacatgtaaataggAACCTTTCCCCCTAACCATACCCACACGCATCTTCTGTTCTTTCTCTACACAGGTCTTTCagttttgttgtgttttttttctgtcaCATGTTTGTTCTTGTAACGGTTTTTGTGTGCAATTATGAGTCTTTTTAGTTTCCTTCACTGTGATCTCTCTTTTTAATGTCTTGTTGGTTATCAAAGACTTTTTCCAAATCTTGATCCGACATTTTGGTTAAGCTTTGAGGTTAAAGCTCAACAACTTTAGATATCTTTACTGTCTCAAATCTCAATCCGGAAACGTTTAAGCTCCGTTGCCTCCATAAAGATGTCGTTATGTCATACATGAAGATGTGATTATACAAAGAAGCAATCAATATATGCAACTGTAAAGGAAAGTTATAGAAGACAATTGCGcaaaatgcacaaaaaaaaaaaatttgcgcAAAATGCACAATGCACACTATTTTGTACTTTCTGCTACGAGAGTAGAGAGATAGACCCCTTTTCCTCATCTTTTTTCCTAACTATCCCTTTCTCGAGTGGTATCTGACACGACTCACTCTCCACTAATTCTCTGATTGGTAAAAAGTTAGCTTAAATAGGTGGAagcaaaaagtaaaaaaaaaaattagttggaCTCACCTTAACATTTCTCACCTTAacatttttgaacatttttataTGGAAGTAAGTTTTccgcagagaaaaaaaaaacaaatcacttgattaaaaaaatatttactccaGTGTACTTTATTTGTATTATTCTCacatttactctttttttttttttaactttgttttaTTGAAGTGATTTGAAACATATTACATCATAGAAGAATACGACAAAACGATAATGAGAAACTAATGATTCTTCTGCAACAGAAGCTCGTGAGGATAATCATCATTGATGACACATTAGCCATATCAAACTAGTCTTATTATAGAATAAGGTAGATTAGGTGTTCCCGTTCCAGCAGTAGCAGACGGACTTCTAATACCTTATCAAAAACATGACAATCTCATCGTCTAGATAGGTCTTCATCTTCAATTGCTTTTATCAATTTTGTTTCGAATGAAATCGCTTCAGATAAGCTACCATCAAAACATTTTGAATgcaaatataaatcaaataaatgatGAAGATTGATGGTTCACACCAATATCACCAATAGTAGCAGACTAAGATAAAGAGAGCGCATAAGAACAAGCTCTCCAAAAACCAGCGACAACCATCACTACCTCCACTAGAAAGGCTAACTTCCACCATCACATTTACTCTATTTTGTTTACCAATTACACTCTAAGATTAACAAAACACACACGGTAAGAATATATGactattttctataatattgaTTTCATGTGTCAACAACACTTAAACCAAATATGATTCAAATTCAAAACAAGTGGGGCCGGTTTAATTCAGTTTAGAACACTGTTTCATAAACTAACAATGAACTTTCCATCGCAAGCAGCAATTCTCCTTCTCTTGACAATGCTCGGTTAAAGAACTACACCTAAGCCGGTGGGACAAAGCAGTCTAAATACATTATAATTCCTTCGACTTGTTTGTAATCATTGGTCTTGGTCACCCAGCAATCAACATCATCACTCTTAAATTGGATCCGAGTCAACTGAGAATCCTCTATTTGAGCTAAAAGCCCTGTTCTTTGGCTGAACTAACCAAAAATAGTGTTTCATACGATCTCTGCTGGTCCTTTACTCCTCGCCTTTAATGTTCCAGGGTCAGTACATAGCTTCAGAACGAAACAATCCTCACAATTCACTTTCTTCTCTGTCATGCACGTTGATTTATAGTAAACCTAGTGGCAGTAGTTCTCGGATCAAAATGAAACAGAAATATGCATAACAAAAAAGGGAAGATTACTAAAATAACACACATTTTATGAGTAATGAATAGAAtaacatactttttttttaattttagactATTTTTTTATGCCCATAATGTCcttattttctttgttaacaaaaaaaaaatttacaaaaaaaattttacaaaaaataatttacagaaaataaatattttcagaatatataaataagtctACTGTTAAAAATCTGCGACATTTAATGGCAGTTTTATTAGTACTTGAcagattaatatttttcaacaaACTTATTGTGGTAGATTTTATATCGTTAAAGACTTTTTGAAAAAGTCTACCACACATTATGGTAGATTTAATCTCAATagcaaatttgtttttaattggcAGGTTTTTATAGCAGATTTTTGTCTTTTGATGGCAGCTTTATAATATTTCGAAGACTTTCATAATCACACACATATTTTTCTCACATACTTTTTATAATTTGGCAGATTTTTGTGTTCATGAGATCACAgacttatattttatgtatgcTAAGCTGCAGACTAATAAACTAACAAAACTAACTTTTATGTGATAGCAGACTTTAACATACGTTATGGCAGACTTTGAAGGAGTTATATGTTGTAGCAGACTTATTCGCGAAAATCAGTTTACTAATTAGATTTAGATCAATTCTGGGTTactaattaaaccaaaaaattcGACCACTAACCGGAACAGTTATTGGTGTCTCAACTACACACATAGTGAATTTGTCTGAGCGGAGATGTTCATGCCGCAGATTTGACATAGAAAATTTACGATGCACGCATGCAATAGCAGCAGCAGAGGCGACAAAGTTATCAACGATTTCTCTATGTCATCCATACTACCATGCAAACTATATACACAATGCTTACTCCCCTGCAGTACTGCCGAGAGATGTTGATATACATCAGTTCCTGAAAATATCGCAGGAATCATTTGTTTACCTCCGGTGGTTGGCCAACCACCAGGGAGACGTAAAAAATCAAGAATGAAATCTTGCCTTGAGAAAggtgaaaataaaaaacacCCAAGGAAAgagcataaatgttttatttgtaATCAGGTTGGTCACAATTGCAAAACATGTCCTGTTCTTTAGATAGTTTGactcttatgtttttttttgtttcttgtttcgaTTTGTACTTGTTTCTTGTTTCTGGTTAGACAGTTtgaatcttttgttttttattttgatttggacttttttcttgtttctggTGACAATTTGACATGCTTGTTTCTGGTTGCACAATTTATTTACTGGTTATACAGTGTGTCATCTGTCCTGTTGTACTCATAATAAACAAAGACAAGATGGGCAATGATGTCTGTAGATATAAGTCCGCTTGATTCCAACGATTTCTACTAAAAATTCACAATGATAGTACACAACTTCAAGGCAGCAAGTAGATAATGATTCCAAAACATGAAATACTACATAGCAGTCAATAAGTTTGTTTCTAAAACGTGAAATACTACAGACCCAAGACCTCATCATAGATCTCAGCAGCTAACTTAATACACATTGCCGGAATGCACTGGTCAGAAAGTCCTTCAAAACCACAGCAATTTGCCTTACAGTTATGATTCATTGATCTATATTGCAGTGGACATTTTCCCTCTTCATAAAGTCTTGCTGGATATTTTTTGTGGGTGCTTGATGTAGTCATATCTCTGTAAATAATGAACAATGAAGTAAGGAACACACGAATTTTATATTTCCAGAAATCCAATtcaaaaatacccaaaaaataagaaagagaCTAAACCTTGATGCCACGATTTCTTGGTCAACTGAATAGCTTCAAGAGGAGATGAGGTTGTATCTGAAGAAATAACTGAGAAAACGTAAATATCCACGACCTTCGACGAAactttgaattttaaaaagggGATTTAGGGTTCGTCGGCCGAGTGGATGAGGAAT
It encodes the following:
- the LOC125609567 gene encoding probable E3 ubiquitin-protein ligase RHY1A, with the protein product MTSASELFSTRRSRPGRSDPDSESDSSLYRQHSHRRHGIHHLNHRHDSNGCDPPRRAPPRLRRFCHHLALSERRPVHDVQGTSQYLNTNGADLETEGNSFGSLERLPGAVLLARERLFERLRGVSLSSNSRTNRVTLSENQRESSFYGEPEGIQVSYECNKKPLGLTQGAINGLHRLTFSSAEVKTERSDCSICLESFTNGDMLISLPCTHSFHSSCLNPWLKACGDCPYCRRAIAKDIETCK